The following proteins come from a genomic window of Microtus ochrogaster isolate Prairie Vole_2 chromosome 7, MicOch1.0, whole genome shotgun sequence:
- the Ska2 gene encoding spindle and kinetochore-associated protein 2 — translation MEAEVDKLELMFQKADSDLDYIQYRLEYEIKTNHPDSAGEKNPGEILKELSAIKSRYQALCARFKPLSVEQKENKSRICATLSKTMTMVQELQKQTDLELTLLTEEEKAVTEQLRSHMADL, via the exons TTCCAGAAAGCTGATTCTGATTTGGATTACATTCAATATAGGCTGGAGTATGAAATCAAGACTAATCACCCAGATTCAGCAGGAGAG AAAAATCCAGGTgaaattttaaaggaattatCAGCAATAAAGTCTCGATATCAAGCTTTGTGTGCACGTTTTAAGCCACTTTCTGTTGAGCAAAAAGAGAACAAGAGCCGCATTTGTGCTACTCTGAGCAAGACAATGACCATGGTACAAGAACTACAAAAGCAAACAGACCTGGAG CTGACTCTACTGACTGAAGAGGAGAAAGCTGTGACAGAGCAATTAAGATCTCACATGGCAGACTTATGA
- the LOC102000783 gene encoding putative 60S ribosomal protein L37a, with amino-acid sequence MAKRTKVGIVGKYRTRYGASLRKMVKKIEISQHAKYTCSLCGKTKMKRRAVGIWHCGSCMKTVAGGAWTYNTTSAVTVKSAIRRLKELKDQ; translated from the coding sequence ATGGCTAAACGCACCAAGGTCGGGATCGTCGGGAAATACAGGACCCGCTATGGTGCCTCCCTCCGGAAAATggtgaagaaaattgaaatcagcCAGCACGCCAAGTACACGTGCTCCCTCTGTGGCAAGACCAAGATGAAGAGACGAGCCGTTGGCATCTGGCACTGTGGCTCCTGCATGAAGACAGTGGCTGGCGGGGCCTGGACCTACAACACGACTTCTGCCGTCACAGTGAAGTCTGCCATCAGAAGACTGAAGGAACTGAAGGACCAGTAA